Proteins from a genomic interval of Symmachiella macrocystis:
- a CDS encoding N-acetylglucosamine-6-phosphate deacetylase: MFIEGRRYDTGEPVRISIDQGRIATIEPARPTGPIEEWPYVAPGMFDLQINGHGGIWYSQPGLTAEDIIGTLVPHFAHGVTRMFPTLVTNSFENLASGFTAIRQACDQEAWVAEMAPGCHLEGPYISREDGPRGAHGLEYVRDADWDEFSRLQEISGNRIKLLTLAPEVPGAIELIRRAVKSGVTVSIGHTAATPEDIRAAADAGATLSTHLGNGAHGMLRRHPNYIWEQLAEDRLHTSIICDGHHLPASVVKTILRVKSPQQTILTCDAAGLAGCPPGEYRNAGVDVEVLADGRIVIAGQDQLLAGSTLCTDACVANAMRLGGVSLKEAIDMAGRVPARLVGLETIELLPGSRADLITFHVPPESNCLDIRATLFGGEFRHGG; the protein is encoded by the coding sequence ATGTTTATTGAGGGACGCCGTTACGATACCGGAGAGCCGGTCCGCATTTCGATTGACCAGGGGCGGATTGCCACAATCGAACCCGCGCGACCAACCGGCCCCATTGAAGAGTGGCCGTATGTCGCACCCGGGATGTTTGATTTACAGATCAACGGCCATGGCGGCATCTGGTATTCGCAACCGGGACTGACCGCCGAAGATATCATCGGCACGCTGGTGCCGCATTTCGCGCACGGTGTCACGCGGATGTTTCCGACGTTGGTGACCAACTCATTTGAGAATCTGGCTTCCGGATTCACGGCGATTCGCCAAGCCTGTGATCAAGAAGCGTGGGTTGCGGAAATGGCCCCCGGTTGCCATTTGGAGGGACCGTACATTTCGCGCGAAGACGGACCGCGCGGGGCGCATGGATTGGAGTATGTCCGCGACGCCGACTGGGACGAGTTTTCCCGCCTGCAAGAAATCTCCGGTAATCGTATTAAACTCTTAACCTTGGCGCCGGAGGTGCCCGGCGCGATTGAGTTGATTCGCCGTGCGGTCAAGTCGGGTGTCACCGTCTCCATCGGGCATACAGCAGCCACCCCCGAGGACATTCGCGCTGCCGCCGATGCCGGCGCCACGCTGAGCACGCATTTGGGCAATGGAGCCCACGGCATGCTGCGGCGGCATCCCAACTACATCTGGGAACAACTGGCCGAAGACCGCCTGCACACCAGCATCATCTGCGACGGACATCACCTGCCCGCCAGTGTGGTCAAAACAATTCTCCGCGTGAAATCGCCGCAGCAGACGATTCTGACCTGCGACGCGGCCGGATTAGCGGGATGCCCGCCGGGGGAATATCGCAATGCGGGCGTCGACGTCGAAGTCTTGGCCGATGGACGGATTGTGATTGCCGGGCAGGATCAACTGCTCGCCGGCTCCACGCTTTGTACCGATGCCTGTGTTGCCAACGCTATGCGTCTCGGCGGCGTATCACTGAAAGAGGCGATCGACATGGCTGGACGAGTCCCCGCGCGGTTGGTGGGGCTGGAGACCATCGAACTTCTCCCCGGTTCCCGAGCGGACTTGATCACGTTCCATGTTCCGCCTGAGTCAAATTGCCTGGACATCCGTGCAACATTGTTTGGTGGGGAATTCCGACATGGCGGCTGA
- a CDS encoding aspartate aminotransferase family protein → MSQVVSSALEQEYRDTFPESANHFQQGRETFPSGVTHDARYLEPFPVYVHSATGSRKQTVEGRELIDYWMGHGSMLLGHSHPAVVAAVQKQAALGTHYGACHESEMRWAEWVINLVPSAERVRFVNSGTEATLMALRVSRIVSGKTKVIKFAGHFHGWHDGLIPGADAPHDTGSYAMPGVTDSVMGDLVIVPPNNLAALEQAIDEHDPACVFVEATGGHFGAVPVRGEFLLGLRELTERKGVILVCDEVITGFRVHPGGAQGYYEFVPDLTTMAKILAGGLPGGALAGRADLMAALEFDNPHGKKMKHPGTFNGNPLSAAAGIAALEIVSTGEPCSHASEVARRLRTEINEVFARKNTPWVAYGEFSAVNILPNYTGPRPESDDFIPHDNQLEMLDINFDRKLTSAFRMALLLNGVDFFGWKAMTSAAHSEEDIQQTVAAFDRMIDRLRDEGLSE, encoded by the coding sequence ATGAGTCAAGTCGTCAGCAGTGCGTTGGAACAAGAGTACCGCGATACGTTTCCGGAATCGGCAAACCATTTTCAACAAGGCCGGGAAACGTTTCCCAGCGGCGTGACGCATGATGCGCGGTATTTAGAACCGTTTCCGGTCTATGTCCACTCGGCCACAGGATCGCGCAAGCAAACTGTCGAAGGCCGCGAATTGATCGACTATTGGATGGGGCACGGATCGATGTTGTTGGGGCATAGCCACCCGGCCGTCGTCGCTGCCGTCCAGAAACAAGCCGCCCTGGGCACGCACTACGGTGCCTGTCACGAATCGGAAATGCGCTGGGCAGAATGGGTGATCAATCTCGTCCCTTCGGCCGAACGGGTGCGATTCGTCAACAGCGGCACCGAGGCCACGTTGATGGCACTTCGCGTTTCTCGCATTGTCAGCGGCAAAACGAAGGTGATCAAATTCGCCGGTCATTTTCACGGTTGGCATGACGGTTTAATCCCCGGCGCAGATGCTCCGCATGACACCGGTAGCTACGCGATGCCGGGCGTGACCGATAGCGTGATGGGCGATCTGGTGATTGTGCCGCCCAACAATTTGGCCGCCTTGGAACAGGCCATCGACGAACACGACCCGGCTTGCGTGTTTGTCGAAGCCACCGGCGGGCATTTCGGGGCTGTTCCCGTACGGGGCGAGTTTCTCCTTGGCTTGCGCGAATTGACGGAGCGCAAGGGCGTGATTCTGGTGTGCGACGAAGTGATCACCGGTTTTCGCGTGCATCCCGGCGGAGCTCAGGGGTATTACGAATTTGTGCCCGACCTGACAACGATGGCCAAAATCCTCGCGGGCGGACTCCCCGGTGGCGCGCTGGCCGGCCGCGCTGATTTAATGGCGGCGCTCGAATTCGACAATCCGCACGGCAAGAAAATGAAGCACCCCGGCACGTTCAACGGCAATCCACTTTCCGCCGCCGCTGGGATTGCTGCTCTAGAAATCGTTTCCACCGGCGAACCCTGTTCGCACGCCAGCGAGGTCGCACGACGGCTCCGCACAGAGATCAATGAGGTCTTCGCTCGTAAGAATACGCCGTGGGTGGCCTACGGCGAATTTTCGGCCGTCAATATCTTGCCAAACTACACTGGTCCCCGCCCGGAGAGCGACGATTTTATTCCGCACGATAACCAGTTGGAAATGCTGGACATCAACTTCGATCGCAAACTCACCAGCGCGTTTCGCATGGCGCTGTTACTCAACGGAGTCGACTTTTTCGGCTGGAAAGCGATGACTTCAGCGGCGCATTCCGAGGAAGACATCCAACAAACCGTCGCCGCCTTCGACCGTATGATCGACCGCCTCCGCGACGAAGGCCTGTCGGAATAG
- a CDS encoding DUF3500 domain-containing protein encodes MRSPKPLIAFVVMAAMGTLLWAGAEGNVPSGERMIVAAAKFENSLNAKQRSKAEFQFDDEERLNWHFIPRERKGLPLKDLEGEALKAAHNLIQSGLSDAGYTQALDVMSLEEVVYLLEQGDRQERRERRDPDKYYLSLFGKPSPQGKWGWRLEGHHLSLNFVVQDGQVVSSTPEFFGANPGYISAGPGREIRVLAAEEDFARQIVNISTPQQLKTIWISEKADRDIRGAGESQPVVTDPIGLAYRDMSDEQQKLLSALLSEYLRNMPQDISQQRHAELKAAGLDDITLAWWGGRERNEPHAYRLQGPTFIVEYNNTQNSANHIHSIWRSLSGDFDVARNQ; translated from the coding sequence ATGCGATCGCCCAAACCTCTGATTGCCTTTGTTGTCATGGCCGCCATGGGAACGTTGTTGTGGGCCGGCGCCGAGGGGAACGTTCCTTCGGGAGAGCGGATGATTGTCGCCGCCGCCAAATTTGAAAATTCGCTCAATGCCAAACAACGCAGCAAGGCGGAATTTCAATTCGACGACGAGGAACGCTTGAACTGGCATTTCATTCCCCGTGAGCGAAAAGGACTTCCGCTGAAAGACCTGGAAGGGGAGGCACTCAAGGCAGCCCACAACCTGATTCAATCAGGACTGTCCGATGCCGGTTATACGCAGGCGTTGGATGTGATGAGCCTCGAAGAGGTGGTCTACCTGCTTGAACAAGGCGACCGGCAAGAACGCCGCGAACGCCGCGACCCGGACAAGTATTATCTAAGCCTATTCGGTAAACCCAGCCCGCAAGGGAAATGGGGCTGGCGATTGGAAGGGCATCACCTGTCGTTGAATTTCGTCGTCCAAGATGGCCAAGTTGTCTCCAGTACACCAGAATTCTTCGGTGCCAATCCCGGCTATATCAGTGCCGGACCGGGACGGGAAATTCGTGTGTTGGCGGCCGAAGAAGATTTCGCTCGGCAAATCGTCAACATCAGCACCCCGCAACAGCTAAAAACAATCTGGATCAGCGAAAAGGCGGATAGAGACATCCGCGGCGCCGGCGAATCGCAACCGGTGGTCACCGATCCGATTGGCTTAGCCTATCGCGACATGAGTGACGAACAACAAAAACTGTTGTCCGCACTGCTCAGCGAATACCTGCGGAACATGCCGCAAGATATTTCGCAGCAGCGGCACGCGGAATTGAAGGCGGCCGGTTTAGACGACATTACTCTCGCCTGGTGGGGCGGTCGCGAACGAAACGAACCGCACGCCTACCGGTTGCAGGGACCGACCTTTATTGTCGAATACAATAACACCCAAAACTCCGCCAATCACATCCATTCCATCTGGCGCAGCCTCAGCGGCGATTTCGATGTCGCCCGCAATCAATAA
- a CDS encoding histidine triad nucleotide-binding protein, producing the protein MSDEKTIFKKIIDKEIPADIVFEDDLCLAFRDANPQAPTHVLVIPKQEIPSVADLADSDAALAGHLLLVARDVAKQLELDGGFRLVVNNGPEAGQTVDHLHIHILGGRSLVWPPG; encoded by the coding sequence ATGAGTGACGAAAAAACGATCTTCAAAAAAATCATCGACAAAGAAATTCCAGCAGACATCGTTTTCGAAGATGACCTCTGCTTGGCTTTTCGCGACGCCAATCCACAAGCACCTACGCACGTGCTGGTGATCCCCAAGCAGGAAATTCCTTCAGTCGCGGATTTAGCCGATAGCGACGCCGCTTTGGCGGGTCACTTGCTGTTGGTAGCCCGCGACGTGGCAAAACAGTTAGAATTGGATGGTGGATTTCGCCTGGTGGTCAACAACGGTCCCGAAGCGGGCCAAACAGTGGACCATCTGCACATCCATATTCTCGGAGGCCGTAGTTTGGTTTGGCCGCCCGGATAA
- the yaaA gene encoding peroxide stress protein YaaA — MLILLSPAKTLDLSPQRQTQTFTEPQFPDDAQRLIKKLRGLSMKALGELMGISSDLARLNRDRYAEWSLPFTTENAKQAVLTFDGEVYTGLEASSFRAADLKFAQSHLRILSGLYGVLRPLDLMQAYRLEMGTRLATRRGKDLYEFWGDRISQSINADLAQQKHRVLVNLASQEYFKAVRPQQVEGRTVAVVFREIKTGKSRTIATFAKQARGRMAAWIIRNRIVDPADLNQFAEADYQYVASESTADEIVFSRPQPPPPGKAKRPA, encoded by the coding sequence ATGTTGATACTGCTCTCTCCGGCAAAAACACTTGATCTGTCGCCGCAACGGCAAACACAGACATTTACCGAGCCACAATTTCCCGACGATGCCCAGCGGTTGATTAAAAAGTTGCGCGGGTTGTCGATGAAGGCCTTGGGAGAGTTGATGGGGATCAGCAGCGACTTAGCGCGGCTGAATCGCGATCGGTATGCGGAATGGTCACTTCCTTTTACGACAGAAAATGCAAAACAGGCTGTGCTGACGTTTGACGGCGAGGTCTATACAGGACTCGAGGCGAGTTCGTTTCGCGCGGCTGACCTCAAATTTGCGCAAAGTCATTTGCGCATACTGTCGGGTCTGTACGGCGTGTTGCGTCCACTCGATTTGATGCAGGCCTACCGGTTGGAGATGGGGACGCGACTCGCCACTCGGCGGGGCAAGGATTTGTATGAGTTTTGGGGTGATCGGATTTCACAATCGATCAATGCCGATTTGGCGCAACAAAAACATCGCGTGTTAGTCAATTTGGCATCGCAGGAATACTTCAAGGCGGTACGACCTCAGCAGGTCGAAGGCCGGACCGTAGCGGTGGTGTTTCGGGAGATCAAAACCGGCAAGTCGCGGACAATTGCGACGTTTGCAAAACAGGCGCGGGGACGGATGGCGGCTTGGATCATTCGCAACCGCATCGTCGACCCGGCCGACTTGAATCAGTTCGCCGAGGCGGATTATCAATACGTCGCCTCAGAATCGACAGCGGACGAAATCGTCTTCTCCCGCCCGCAACCGCCACCACCGGGCAAAGCCAAACGGCCGGCATAA
- a CDS encoding protein kinase domain-containing protein → MRLTSVDNLGHQLVRLEFVTQSELAACMAQLRGNGSTPEDLLRLLERKQHVTSYQVGKILRGEIDFLVQGRYTLMYRNGAGSFARVFRAKARDTGEMVGIKLLRQRYVQDPGSVAEFHREAELGKTMKHPNIVPIYDVGRNGNHHYFSMEFIEGGNLRELMRIRKKLSVADATRSTLDMASGLEYALGRGFTHRDLKMTNVLLSSKGVAKLVDFGLAGGDLHLHHEPGESSARALEYATLEKSTGVPPNDPRSDLFFLGAIYYELLTGVPAFGRARERSDRAQVSRYRDVRPITAIDSTLPGVVVDIVNKMLQYNPKSRYQTPTSLISDLRSAQRELGDTSSPDVPSQPSKPSKRRQRRRDSDMRTVMCIEDRSKQQNDLRSYFSKHGFRVLMLNDLQRGLNRLATAPPDCMVIMGESVGNGALEGFQEAARLRNGSPMVTVLVLPENQADQKAEVDITPTEQVLVQPVTLRELRTCIKTGLDAAGANGKPRPERN, encoded by the coding sequence ATGCGTTTAACCTCCGTCGATAACCTTGGCCATCAATTGGTTCGCTTGGAGTTCGTCACTCAGTCCGAACTCGCGGCCTGCATGGCTCAATTGCGCGGCAACGGCAGCACGCCGGAGGATCTGTTACGGCTATTGGAACGCAAACAGCACGTGACGTCGTATCAAGTGGGCAAAATATTGCGGGGCGAGATCGATTTTCTCGTGCAAGGGCGGTACACGCTGATGTACCGCAATGGGGCGGGAAGTTTCGCACGCGTGTTTCGCGCCAAAGCCCGCGACACGGGTGAAATGGTCGGCATCAAATTGCTCAGGCAGCGATACGTACAAGACCCAGGGAGCGTCGCCGAATTTCACCGCGAAGCGGAATTGGGCAAGACGATGAAGCATCCCAACATCGTGCCGATTTACGATGTGGGGCGAAACGGCAACCACCATTATTTTTCGATGGAATTCATTGAAGGTGGAAACCTGCGCGAGTTGATGCGGATTCGCAAAAAACTTTCAGTAGCCGACGCTACGCGCTCGACGCTGGATATGGCCAGTGGTTTGGAATACGCCTTGGGCCGGGGCTTCACGCACCGCGATCTGAAGATGACCAACGTCCTGCTGAGCAGCAAAGGGGTTGCTAAGTTAGTCGACTTCGGATTGGCCGGCGGCGATTTGCATTTGCACCACGAGCCGGGCGAAAGTTCAGCGCGGGCCTTGGAGTATGCCACTCTAGAAAAATCGACGGGTGTTCCGCCCAACGATCCCCGCAGCGACCTATTTTTTCTGGGCGCGATTTATTACGAGTTGCTCACCGGAGTTCCCGCTTTTGGCCGCGCGCGCGAGCGGTCCGACCGGGCTCAAGTCAGCCGCTATCGCGACGTCCGTCCGATCACCGCAATCGATTCGACGTTACCCGGCGTCGTTGTCGATATTGTCAACAAGATGTTGCAGTACAATCCCAAGTCACGCTACCAAACTCCCACGTCATTAATCAGCGATCTACGCAGTGCCCAGCGCGAATTGGGAGACACCAGCAGTCCAGACGTGCCTTCGCAGCCGTCCAAGCCGTCCAAGCGGCGCCAACGACGGCGTGATAGCGACATGCGCACGGTGATGTGCATCGAGGATCGCTCGAAACAGCAAAATGACTTACGGAGCTATTTCTCGAAACATGGATTTCGCGTGCTGATGCTCAACGACCTGCAACGCGGGTTGAATCGATTGGCGACGGCACCTCCCGACTGCATGGTGATTATGGGTGAGTCGGTCGGCAATGGTGCCCTGGAGGGATTCCAAGAAGCAGCCCGGTTGCGAAACGGTTCACCGATGGTCACCGTACTCGTGCTGCCGGAAAACCAAGCCGATCAAAAAGCGGAAGTCGACATCACGCCGACCGAACAGGTCCTGGTCCAGCCGGTCACCCTCCGCGAGCTACGCACCTGCATCAAAACCGGTTTAGACGCCGCAGGCGCCAACGGTAAGCCCCGCCCGGAACGCAACTGA
- a CDS encoding cadherin repeat domain-containing protein, giving the protein MRISLFITTVLAISAQTGMSDETPSADAPVQPQGPRFSVAENSPVGTTVGTVTSKKGTNPSLRTYSITSGNEQQTFVIHAKTGRIAVRNSTRLDYETNPEYVLQVTVEGTEDFEDSFDSGFAAELRKSGINVNDDKQLIETLSVTIEVKNVNEFPALEKHTLSIAENSAASVVVGRVLVSDPDAGDTLLFFFNNDNATSPFRIDPRTGEITVIDPTALDYEIQTDYEMNVVVIDAGGAALSETLRIEVTNINEPPHLAAETFTLPEASNPGTVVGRIPGVDPDGEAALTYAIVRGNDDNAFVINELTGEISVAQGAALDFEQTPQRQIGIEARDAQGDIGTTEVQIELTDVNEPPVAGNQEFALPDHIESGAVIGTISANDPDQGELLTFGITDGNDDGAFAIDPRTGELTVVSPEKLNARSARQAALSISIADRTEASATATATIDLGIAQADSSLAAAIRAMSSEDEDDHGTANPVDSQTAAVTPKPTPKAKPVPPVTPQVATQATTPAAVTTATPTNVVPASNKRAAASWLLLCIGGAAVVWGGVLVLTSLHQRRMSATLRKSIAAAHHDEELLHERMLSLDAFSNELRAERDELMATRRLLTGEFEKLKSLLGRQTEELRSTDTVLQHGDEILQKQMATAAAPTAASGAADESLDSVRREFAEQHQRLGTLQETMEQRDRELIDTCSKMDTRLEEVLQKVSLIDAFDELQQGCGDDLPPSDEDDVAGAHAMAAWDKRQTQIYELEQQFDGDPGEPSSSGIATKAALPNETSMSKTAIEMDYSSEPPTGEHSPDEHITEEMQQKWAARTELNTLRSVANESTRTTLAKYSRKKFFRSKLLLGSLGLFGVSFASLLWLGGLGAKASQTSLGWGALGASGVAMVLLVSSWLKHRSKS; this is encoded by the coding sequence GTGCGAATTTCTCTTTTTATCACAACCGTCTTGGCCATTTCAGCCCAAACGGGCATGTCGGATGAGACACCATCCGCTGATGCACCGGTGCAACCGCAAGGGCCCCGGTTTTCCGTCGCAGAGAATAGTCCCGTCGGAACCACGGTGGGAACGGTCACCTCGAAAAAAGGGACCAACCCATCGCTGCGGACGTATTCCATTACGAGTGGCAACGAACAGCAGACGTTCGTGATCCACGCCAAGACCGGCCGGATCGCTGTGCGAAATTCGACTCGATTGGACTACGAAACCAACCCCGAATACGTGCTGCAAGTCACGGTCGAAGGGACGGAAGATTTCGAAGACAGTTTCGACAGCGGGTTCGCTGCGGAATTGCGAAAATCGGGCATTAACGTCAACGACGACAAACAACTGATCGAAACGCTCTCTGTGACGATCGAAGTCAAAAACGTCAATGAGTTTCCCGCACTCGAAAAACATACGCTGTCGATCGCAGAAAATAGCGCCGCCAGTGTGGTGGTCGGCCGCGTCTTGGTCTCCGATCCTGATGCTGGTGACACGCTTTTGTTTTTCTTTAACAACGACAACGCGACGTCGCCGTTTCGTATTGATCCCCGCACCGGTGAGATCACAGTCATTGATCCCACGGCACTCGACTATGAAATACAAACCGACTATGAAATGAACGTCGTCGTCATCGACGCCGGCGGAGCGGCCCTCTCGGAAACGCTGCGCATCGAAGTGACGAACATCAACGAACCACCGCATCTTGCGGCCGAAACGTTTACGCTGCCCGAAGCCAGCAATCCCGGCACGGTTGTCGGTCGTATCCCCGGGGTCGATCCCGATGGCGAAGCTGCACTGACTTATGCCATTGTCCGTGGAAATGACGACAACGCTTTCGTCATCAACGAACTGACGGGCGAAATTAGCGTTGCACAAGGCGCTGCTTTGGACTTCGAACAGACACCACAACGACAGATTGGCATCGAAGCTCGCGATGCCCAAGGCGACATCGGAACGACCGAAGTACAAATTGAACTCACCGATGTAAATGAACCGCCTGTTGCCGGAAACCAAGAGTTTGCGTTACCCGACCACATCGAATCCGGAGCGGTGATCGGAACAATCTCGGCAAATGACCCGGACCAGGGGGAACTGTTGACATTCGGGATTACCGACGGAAACGATGACGGTGCCTTTGCGATTGATCCGCGAACCGGTGAACTGACAGTCGTCTCTCCAGAAAAACTAAATGCCCGGTCCGCACGTCAAGCAGCCTTGTCGATCAGCATCGCCGACCGTACGGAAGCATCGGCTACAGCGACCGCGACGATTGATTTGGGAATCGCCCAGGCAGATTCATCACTGGCCGCCGCCATTCGGGCCATGTCGTCAGAAGACGAAGATGATCACGGCACGGCGAATCCCGTGGACAGCCAAACAGCAGCGGTCACACCCAAGCCGACCCCTAAAGCAAAACCGGTTCCGCCAGTTACACCCCAGGTTGCAACCCAAGCCACTACGCCGGCCGCGGTGACAACGGCAACACCCACAAACGTGGTTCCTGCATCCAACAAACGGGCGGCAGCGAGCTGGTTGCTGCTTTGTATCGGAGGGGCTGCGGTCGTTTGGGGGGGAGTGTTGGTGCTAACGTCGTTGCATCAGCGTCGAATGTCGGCGACTCTCAGAAAATCAATTGCCGCCGCCCATCACGATGAAGAATTGCTACATGAGCGGATGCTGAGTTTGGACGCGTTTTCAAACGAATTGCGTGCCGAACGCGACGAATTGATGGCCACGCGGCGGCTGCTCACCGGAGAATTTGAAAAACTCAAATCGCTGTTGGGTCGGCAAACCGAAGAGCTCCGCTCGACCGACACTGTGCTGCAACACGGAGATGAAATACTACAAAAACAAATGGCGACTGCCGCCGCACCCACAGCTGCATCGGGCGCCGCCGATGAAAGTTTGGATTCGGTGCGCCGTGAATTCGCCGAGCAACACCAACGCTTGGGGACATTGCAGGAAACGATGGAGCAACGCGATCGCGAGCTGATCGATACCTGTTCTAAAATGGATACACGGCTGGAAGAGGTTCTGCAGAAAGTGTCGCTGATCGACGCTTTCGACGAATTGCAGCAGGGATGCGGAGATGACTTACCTCCTTCTGACGAGGATGACGTTGCCGGAGCCCATGCGATGGCTGCTTGGGACAAACGGCAAACACAGATTTACGAACTGGAACAACAATTTGACGGCGACCCCGGCGAACCTTCATCAAGCGGAATTGCGACGAAAGCGGCTTTGCCGAACGAGACCTCGATGTCGAAAACGGCGATTGAAATGGATTATTCTAGTGAGCCTCCTACCGGTGAGCATTCACCAGATGAGCATATCACCGAAGAAATGCAACAAAAGTGGGCTGCCCGTACGGAACTGAATACACTTCGCTCAGTGGCCAATGAATCCACGCGAACGACCCTTGCCAAATATTCCCGTAAGAAGTTTTTCAGAAGCAAACTGCTGTTGGGTTCGCTGGGACTATTCGGAGTCAGTTTCGCATCACTTCTGTGGCTGGGCGGATTGGGAGCCAAAGCCTCACAAACATCGCTGGGCTGGGGCGCCTTGGGGGCAAGCGGCGTTGCGATGGTTTTGCTGGTGTCCTCTTGGTTGAAACACCGTAGTAAGTCCTAA
- a CDS encoding HEAT repeat domain-containing protein, translating to MTALAVIPIFWPTTVSAGWFKGLFHKENRTEYDPVKISPHCQQYYGYFPTCWRVFPQDFQNCPPGGYCPSSPMMMQPQYPGDSEMPVDVPAPEPADDGDLPVDTGDVPAEDGPPPVPPALPYEEPADDVPTDINPVPDISEDAPALDLPPEVPPIESEPVPANDEEASSDLFLPPRTRRQVNTTEPTTTASEQRATQVTRKPRQMQRREPLVRLETIETPAASDIAIDDRRPTSTFPTTAPALPIPLEAEGDVADLLHALRDPSSPNRDKLVYRLGMMKKEAAPAVPALTVLLHDADAKVRMHSALALWRITHKTEFAVPTLSNGLSDGTNSVQSLAAVALGEIGPPAEKAVPMLVSASECEVTPGNLQAAEALWKVAGKNANSIAVLTSALDDADADVRWVSAYALAEIAPNSNVVVKALAGRLSDENARVREVSAFALGAVGSPSKTVVPELLEAMNDDNPGVRNAATRALLLIDP from the coding sequence GTGACTGCCCTCGCAGTCATTCCCATCTTCTGGCCAACGACCGTATCGGCGGGGTGGTTCAAAGGACTATTTCACAAAGAAAATCGAACCGAATACGATCCGGTCAAGATCAGTCCACATTGCCAACAGTATTACGGTTACTTCCCCACGTGTTGGCGGGTCTTTCCTCAAGACTTCCAAAACTGCCCGCCGGGGGGATACTGCCCCAGTTCGCCCATGATGATGCAGCCGCAATACCCGGGTGACTCCGAGATGCCGGTTGACGTCCCGGCCCCCGAACCGGCCGATGACGGTGACCTGCCGGTCGACACTGGTGACGTACCGGCTGAGGATGGACCTCCGCCCGTACCGCCGGCCCTACCTTACGAAGAACCGGCCGACGACGTCCCCACCGATATCAATCCGGTGCCGGATATTTCCGAAGATGCTCCCGCGTTGGACTTGCCTCCGGAAGTTCCTCCCATTGAGTCGGAACCGGTCCCGGCCAACGATGAGGAAGCATCCAGCGATCTGTTTCTTCCGCCGCGTACGCGACGGCAAGTGAACACGACTGAGCCGACGACGACTGCGTCTGAACAGCGTGCGACTCAAGTGACGCGAAAACCGCGGCAAATGCAACGCCGCGAACCGTTGGTTCGATTAGAGACTATCGAAACTCCGGCTGCTTCTGACATTGCAATTGATGACCGTCGCCCGACATCCACTTTTCCGACGACGGCCCCGGCCCTGCCGATTCCCCTGGAAGCAGAAGGCGACGTTGCTGATTTGTTGCATGCACTGCGTGATCCAAGCTCACCCAATCGAGACAAACTTGTCTATCGATTGGGAATGATGAAAAAGGAAGCTGCACCCGCGGTTCCCGCATTAACGGTCTTGCTGCACGATGCCGACGCCAAGGTGCGTATGCATTCTGCGTTGGCCTTGTGGCGGATCACGCATAAAACCGAGTTTGCGGTTCCCACACTTTCCAATGGACTGAGTGACGGCACCAATTCGGTGCAGTCACTGGCAGCAGTCGCCTTGGGCGAGATTGGCCCACCGGCCGAAAAAGCAGTACCGATGCTCGTCTCTGCTTCAGAATGCGAAGTGACGCCGGGCAATTTGCAAGCGGCTGAAGCCTTGTGGAAGGTGGCCGGCAAGAATGCGAACTCCATTGCCGTATTGACCAGCGCCTTGGACGATGCTGACGCTGACGTCCGTTGGGTCTCCGCTTATGCCTTGGCAGAAATCGCGCCCAACAGCAATGTCGTGGTCAAAGCTTTGGCAGGCCGGTTGAGCGATGAGAATGCCCGCGTACGGGAAGTTTCAGCCTTCGCTTTGGGGGCTGTCGGTTCACCGTCGAAGACTGTCGTTCCGGAATTGCTCGAAGCAATGAATGACGACAACCCGGGCGTCCGCAACGCTGCCACACGCGCCTTGCTGCTCATCGACCCGTAA